Proteins encoded together in one Candidatus Cloacimonadota bacterium window:
- a CDS encoding LysM peptidoglycan-binding domain-containing protein — MIRILLILLLFLTPFLLSAQYQTHKVEKGDTIYNLSQKYNVTSAQIRELNGMAEGDNLIHIGQVLKIKETSFEKPAKPEPKPTPVAEQNPPKPAPEEKPRETDSQDTAKLELPDDYYYTVQKGEGIYRISVNHGVTQRELEIWNNLDINNYTIHAGDRLIIKDPSGFTGADKTVESPVPAVQDKVPAVADTVVVERIYVVQKGDTLFKISRENGISVDELKARNNLTSDSIQTGQRLWLVGTPPEKGSSQSSASSAGGIRSDLFMPTQGRVTSEFGMRKGRAHKGIDIANKSGTPIYAALDGVVVFSGVQRGYGNVVLIEHPDFVITVYAHNEKNLVKVNDKVKRGQHIANMGSTGNSTGPHLHFEYRVKGTAINPRKVLPF, encoded by the coding sequence ATGATTCGGATTCTGTTGATTTTACTGTTGTTTTTGACACCTTTTTTGCTGTCGGCTCAATATCAAACCCACAAGGTCGAAAAGGGCGATACAATATATAATCTGAGCCAAAAATATAACGTTACATCAGCTCAGATTAGGGAATTGAACGGCATGGCTGAGGGTGATAACCTCATCCATATAGGTCAGGTTCTGAAAATCAAGGAAACTTCATTCGAAAAACCCGCGAAACCAGAGCCGAAACCAACACCGGTGGCAGAGCAAAATCCACCGAAACCCGCTCCCGAGGAAAAACCCAGGGAAACGGATTCCCAGGACACTGCCAAGCTGGAACTCCCCGATGATTATTATTATACCGTCCAAAAAGGCGAAGGGATTTACCGCATTTCCGTGAATCATGGCGTCACCCAGAGGGAACTGGAAATATGGAATAATCTGGATATCAATAACTACACCATCCACGCAGGCGACAGATTGATTATCAAAGACCCTTCCGGCTTTACGGGGGCTGACAAAACGGTGGAATCACCAGTTCCAGCCGTTCAAGACAAGGTTCCCGCAGTGGCGGATACAGTCGTCGTCGAGAGGATTTATGTGGTTCAAAAAGGTGACACTCTTTTCAAAATCTCCCGGGAAAACGGGATAAGCGTTGACGAGCTGAAAGCGCGTAATAATCTGACTTCCGACAGTATCCAGACAGGCCAGAGGCTTTGGTTGGTTGGCACACCTCCCGAGAAGGGCAGCTCTCAAAGCAGCGCTTCCAGCGCCGGAGGGATTCGCAGCGACCTTTTCATGCCCACCCAGGGACGTGTGACATCTGAATTTGGCATGCGTAAAGGAAGGGCGCACAAAGGTATAGACATCGCCAACAAATCCGGTACACCCATCTACGCGGCTCTGGATGGCGTGGTCGTGTTTTCCGGCGTTCAACGCGGCTATGGAAACGTGGTTTTGATTGAGCATCCGGATTTTGTGATTACCGTTTACGCCCACAACGAGAAGAATCTCGTGAAGGTGAACGACAAGGTTAAACGTGGACAACATATCGCGAACATGGGTTCCACGGGAAATTCCACCGGGCCACATCTGCACTTTGAATACCGCGTGAAAGGCACGGCCATAAACCCCCGCAAGGTATTGCCTTTTTAA
- a CDS encoding RNA polymerase sigma factor RpoD/SigA, with protein MNRENVFADQALQNYLKEISKFNPLSREEERELGLRARDGDQDAINRLVQANLKFVVKIAARYQNRGLSLSELISEGNIGLLKAIEKFDPEKNIKLISYAIWWIKQRIMLAVSEKSSLIRVPLGKSSSAHRVKATQDRIYTETGERASAEELSEKMNISEKSIEQLQDQMVETTSFDEIMSGSDFQEFSTRDMIRDEEETDPQVRYHRERIEGKLSRAIDRLDQREADIIRTYYGLNENQETQNFAQIAEKMGLSRERVRQIQKEALKKILADLNPDEDAFVDEFIEKYST; from the coding sequence ATGAACCGGGAAAACGTATTCGCGGACCAAGCTCTGCAAAACTATCTGAAGGAAATATCGAAGTTCAACCCGCTGAGCCGTGAGGAAGAACGAGAGCTGGGTTTGCGCGCCCGGGATGGAGACCAGGACGCCATCAACCGCCTGGTTCAGGCCAATCTTAAATTCGTGGTGAAAATCGCCGCGCGCTATCAAAACCGAGGTTTATCGCTTTCCGAACTCATCAGCGAAGGCAATATCGGTTTGTTGAAAGCCATCGAAAAATTCGACCCCGAAAAAAACATCAAACTCATTTCTTATGCCATTTGGTGGATTAAACAGCGCATCATGTTGGCGGTTTCCGAGAAAAGTTCGCTGATTCGGGTTCCCTTGGGAAAATCCAGTTCCGCCCACCGGGTGAAAGCAACTCAAGACCGCATTTACACAGAAACCGGAGAGCGGGCTTCCGCCGAGGAACTGAGCGAAAAGATGAATATCTCGGAAAAATCCATTGAACAGCTTCAAGACCAGATGGTTGAAACCACCTCCTTCGATGAAATCATGAGCGGCAGCGATTTTCAGGAGTTTTCCACCCGCGATATGATTCGTGATGAAGAAGAAACCGACCCGCAAGTTCGCTATCACCGGGAGCGCATAGAGGGAAAACTGAGCCGGGCCATCGACCGCCTGGACCAACGAGAGGCAGATATCATCCGCACCTACTATGGTTTGAATGAAAACCAGGAAACCCAAAACTTTGCTCAGATAGCGGAAAAAATGGGGCTCTCACGTGAGCGGGTGCGACAAATCCAAAAGGAAGCGTTGAAAAAGATTCTGGCAGACCTCAATCCCGATGAAGACGCTTTTGTGGACGAATTCATAGAAAAATATAGCACCTAA
- a CDS encoding bifunctional enoyl-CoA hydratase/phosphate acetyltransferase, whose product MYKNFEEMMAAVKTGRRGTVVIAAAQTESVLDAAILAKKDDLAECLLVGDKPQIQALLQNMAPELAQDFEIVDVGSDLNKAAHKSVELVREGKGDILLKGKTDSGQLLRAVLDKEKGLRESDVISDVLAYEHPDGLKLLSDGGVNLYPDLKEKIAIVKNAVQVAHSLGSPLPKVAILTAVETVNPKMQSTIDAALISRMNARKQITGCVIEGPLAFDNAVDAAAAKIKGIESPVAGQADVFIVPNIEAGNIFGKMLGYYCGWRVAHVVVGTKAPILIPSRADRGELKMLCMAMALACMKQ is encoded by the coding sequence ATGTATAAAAATTTTGAAGAAATGATGGCGGCGGTGAAAACCGGACGTCGCGGGACCGTGGTTATCGCCGCGGCTCAGACCGAATCCGTTTTGGACGCGGCAATTTTGGCAAAAAAGGACGACCTGGCAGAGTGTCTCCTCGTTGGCGACAAGCCTCAAATCCAAGCTCTCTTACAAAACATGGCTCCGGAACTTGCCCAGGACTTTGAAATCGTGGATGTGGGCTCAGATTTGAATAAAGCCGCCCACAAGAGTGTTGAATTGGTTCGCGAAGGCAAAGGTGACATCCTTTTGAAGGGTAAAACCGATTCCGGCCAGCTTTTACGAGCGGTTTTGGACAAAGAAAAAGGCCTGCGTGAAAGCGATGTGATTTCCGATGTTTTGGCATACGAGCATCCGGATGGGCTCAAGCTGCTCAGCGACGGTGGCGTAAATTTGTATCCTGACCTCAAAGAAAAAATCGCCATCGTGAAAAACGCGGTGCAGGTTGCCCACAGTCTGGGTTCGCCTCTGCCCAAAGTGGCAATATTGACAGCGGTGGAAACGGTGAATCCCAAAATGCAATCAACCATCGACGCGGCGCTAATCTCACGCATGAACGCGCGCAAACAGATTACCGGATGCGTCATTGAAGGCCCGCTGGCTTTTGATAACGCCGTGGATGCAGCAGCCGCCAAAATTAAAGGCATCGAATCCCCCGTCGCGGGACAGGCTGATGTTTTCATCGTGCCAAACATCGAAGCCGGCAATATATTTGGCAAAATGCTGGGATATTATTGTGGCTGGCGGGTTGCCCACGTCGTGGTTGGCACCAAAGCTCCGATTTTGATTCCCTCCCGCGCAGACCGTGGTGAACTGAAAATGCTGTGCATGGCCATGGCTTTGGCCTGCATGAAGCAGTGA
- a CDS encoding acylphosphatase codes for MLTWEILVTGRVQGVGFRRYVQNCARHSRIGGWTRNLRDGSVLIEATGERQDLELFVELVRAGRGFIRVRGLSVNELDNTIDYEDFSIR; via the coding sequence ATGCTTACATGGGAAATACTGGTCACCGGTCGTGTGCAGGGAGTTGGTTTTCGCAGATACGTTCAAAACTGCGCCCGCCACAGTCGGATTGGAGGCTGGACACGAAACCTGCGCGATGGGAGCGTGCTCATCGAAGCCACCGGCGAACGTCAGGACCTTGAGCTTTTTGTGGAGCTTGTTCGCGCCGGACGCGGCTTCATCAGAGTGCGCGGTCTCAGCGTGAATGAATTGGATAATACGATTGATTATGAAGATTTTAGCATACGATAA
- a CDS encoding 23S rRNA (pseudouridine(1915)-N(3))-methyltransferase RlmH: protein MKLKIFQLGKTRESWLKQGCAEYIKRLGNILKLEITEIPDVSITSTPDIQTLIAKEATTCLKRIDEDDFLVLLDEQGMEKTSLEFAVFLDNLSEKKSVVFLIAGVYGAHESLKKRANATLSLSKMTFTHQMARIFLLEQIYRAQMISHGRNYHH from the coding sequence GTGAAGCTTAAGATTTTCCAGCTTGGTAAAACCCGTGAATCCTGGCTGAAGCAAGGATGCGCCGAATATATCAAAAGATTGGGAAACATTCTCAAGCTGGAAATCACGGAAATCCCGGATGTCAGCATCACATCCACACCGGACATCCAGACCCTAATCGCCAAAGAGGCAACAACTTGCCTAAAACGTATTGACGAAGATGATTTTCTGGTGCTTTTGGATGAACAAGGCATGGAAAAAACTTCGCTTGAATTTGCTGTATTTTTGGATAACTTGTCTGAGAAAAAGTCTGTCGTTTTCCTCATTGCAGGAGTTTACGGCGCGCATGAAAGCTTGAAAAAGCGTGCCAACGCCACACTGAGCCTTTCGAAAATGACCTTCACCCATCAGATGGCACGGATTTTCCTGCTGGAACAAATCTACCGCGCCCAGATGATTTCACACGGCAGAAATTACCACCATTAA